A single genomic interval of Flavobacteriales bacterium harbors:
- a CDS encoding DUF4249 domain-containing protein, protein MKNRTLPFLLPAALVLLLSACEKEITVDVPETEPRLVVEGTIEPGEPPIIILTRTQSFFDPTDLSSFASIFVKNATVIVSNGLVADTLDMICSSILTEDQILLAAEATGLDPQLLANIDICLYSTANTAIYGEEGGVYDLRVEAEGKTLTSTTTIVPAVPLDSLWFRLVDQDGSDGDDSTGFLWARSIDPPSPNNFYRVMTRRLNTGDDGAALDATFAAPLGSTSNDQYFNGQAIEFIISRGSSSFSDPEDRGSTFKRGDTVAVKLISLDQASYDFYRSYESNVATQGDLFNQPANVRSNIEGGLGVWAGLHANLDTLVCIP, encoded by the coding sequence ATGAAGAACCGCACCCTGCCCTTCCTGCTGCCCGCAGCCCTTGTGCTCCTGCTCAGCGCCTGCGAGAAGGAGATCACCGTGGACGTGCCCGAGACGGAGCCCCGCCTGGTGGTGGAGGGCACCATCGAACCCGGCGAACCGCCCATCATCATCCTCACCCGCACCCAGAGCTTTTTCGACCCGACGGACCTGAGCTCGTTCGCCTCGATCTTCGTGAAGAACGCCACGGTGATCGTCAGCAACGGGCTGGTCGCGGATACGCTCGACATGATCTGTTCGTCCATCCTCACCGAGGATCAGATCCTGCTGGCGGCCGAGGCCACCGGCCTGGACCCCCAACTGCTGGCCAACATCGACATCTGCCTGTATTCCACCGCCAACACGGCCATCTACGGTGAGGAGGGCGGGGTGTACGATCTCCGCGTCGAGGCGGAGGGCAAGACCCTCACCAGCACCACCACCATCGTGCCCGCAGTGCCGCTGGACTCCCTCTGGTTCCGCCTCGTCGACCAGGATGGCAGCGATGGCGACGACAGCACCGGCTTCCTGTGGGCCCGAAGCATCGACCCGCCTTCCCCGAACAACTTCTATCGGGTCATGACGCGCCGGCTCAATACCGGCGATGACGGAGCCGCGTTGGACGCCACCTTCGCCGCCCCCCTGGGCAGCACCAGCAACGATCAGTACTTCAACGGTCAGGCCATCGAATTCATCATCTCACGCGGCAGCAGCAGCTTCTCCGATCCCGAGGACCGTGGCAGCACCTTCAAACGGGGCGACACCGTGGCCGTGAAGCTCATCTCTTTGGACCAAGCGAGCTACGACTTCTATCGGAGCTATGAGAGCAATGTGGCCACGCAGGGCGACCTCTTCAACCAGCCGGCCAACGTGCGCAGCAACATCGAGGGCGGTCTCGGCGTCTGGGCAGGCCTGCACGCCAACCTCGATACGCTGGTCTGCATTCCCTGA
- a CDS encoding TonB-dependent receptor — MRLSALLPAFLCTCLLSAQERHTLSGYVKDAASGEALIGAGVYLPAIKKGTATNAYGYYSLTLEPGTYTVNTSYLGYGERSITVELKADQVLNIELQPDAIIAQEVTITGKDARKNTESTDMGRAELDVQQVKLLPALLGEVDLLKTLQYLPGVKSNGEGNAGFYVRGGGPDQNLILLDEATVYNASHLFGFFSVFNADAVKNIELIKGGIPAMYGGRISSVLDISMKEGNDKSFHAQGGIGLISSRLTVEGPIVKERASFLLSGRRTYIDVITKPFIPDSSAFGGSGYYFYDVNAKVNYRLSDKDRLYLSGYFGRDVFTFANSDPDAPTFRIPWGNATVSARWNHVFGPKLFLNTTATFSDYRFEFKADQEFFAFSLFSGIKDVGLKMDLSHYASVRHTLKYGGQYIHHTYTPSTVEARSGSTDFDILAPSLLIAHEGAVYVQDEFDLTDEIRINAGLRFTGFAHVGPFDEFVLDEQGERTGTRSFSGGETVGSYFALEPRLSARYRINERSSVKASFNRGQQYVHLASFSSIALPTDVWIPASREVKPLIGTQYAAGYFRNFLDNMIETSVEVYYKDMRNLVEYAEGAEPQANGNTNYYTQLVFGDGYSYGAELFVKKSTGKLNGWVGYTWSKTMRIFPDINEGREFPSRWDRRHDLSVVAVYELNKRWNFAGTFVYATGQAATLPVNRYFVEGNLVSEYTERNGFRMAPYHRLDLAITLNNKEQRKVKDRSTGEVTYRTRRWRSSWTLAVYNVYNRANPYFIYFDNEGNVADGSLQVVAKQVSLFSILPSITWNFKF, encoded by the coding sequence ATGCGCCTTTCCGCTCTCCTCCCGGCATTCCTCTGCACCTGTCTCCTGTCCGCCCAGGAACGGCATACCCTGAGCGGCTACGTGAAGGACGCGGCCAGCGGTGAGGCCCTGATCGGCGCCGGTGTCTACCTGCCGGCGATCAAGAAAGGGACCGCCACCAACGCGTACGGGTACTATTCGCTGACCCTGGAACCCGGGACCTACACGGTGAACACCAGCTATCTGGGCTACGGCGAACGGTCCATCACGGTGGAACTGAAGGCCGACCAGGTCCTCAACATCGAGCTGCAGCCGGACGCCATCATCGCCCAGGAGGTGACCATCACCGGCAAGGATGCCCGCAAGAACACGGAAAGCACCGACATGGGCCGCGCCGAACTGGACGTGCAGCAGGTTAAACTGCTCCCGGCGCTGCTCGGCGAGGTGGACCTGCTGAAGACCTTGCAATACCTGCCGGGCGTGAAAAGCAACGGCGAGGGCAACGCGGGGTTCTATGTGCGCGGCGGCGGACCGGACCAGAACCTGATCCTCCTGGACGAGGCCACGGTGTACAACGCCAGTCACCTGTTCGGGTTCTTCAGCGTGTTCAACGCCGATGCCGTGAAGAACATCGAGCTCATCAAGGGTGGCATCCCGGCCATGTACGGCGGGCGCATCAGCTCGGTGCTCGACATCAGCATGAAGGAGGGCAACGACAAGTCCTTCCACGCCCAGGGCGGCATCGGCCTCATCAGTTCGCGCCTCACCGTGGAAGGCCCCATCGTGAAGGAGCGCGCGAGCTTCCTGCTGAGCGGCCGCCGCACCTACATCGACGTCATCACCAAGCCCTTCATCCCGGACAGCTCGGCCTTCGGTGGGTCGGGATACTACTTCTATGACGTGAACGCCAAGGTGAACTACCGGTTGAGCGACAAGGACCGGTTGTACCTCAGCGGCTACTTCGGCCGCGACGTGTTCACCTTCGCCAACAGCGACCCGGACGCGCCCACCTTCCGCATCCCCTGGGGCAACGCCACGGTGAGCGCACGGTGGAACCACGTCTTCGGGCCGAAGCTCTTCCTGAACACCACCGCCACCTTCAGCGATTACCGCTTCGAGTTCAAGGCCGACCAGGAGTTCTTCGCCTTCTCGCTCTTCAGTGGCATCAAGGACGTGGGGCTCAAGATGGACCTGAGCCACTACGCCAGTGTGCGCCACACCCTCAAGTACGGCGGGCAGTACATCCACCACACCTACACCCCCAGCACGGTGGAGGCCCGCAGCGGCAGCACCGATTTCGACATCCTGGCGCCCAGCCTGCTCATCGCCCACGAGGGTGCGGTCTACGTGCAGGACGAGTTCGACCTCACGGACGAGATCCGCATCAATGCCGGACTGCGGTTCACGGGCTTCGCCCATGTGGGCCCCTTCGATGAGTTCGTGCTGGACGAGCAGGGCGAGCGCACGGGCACCCGTTCCTTTTCCGGTGGGGAGACCGTGGGCAGCTACTTCGCCCTGGAACCGAGGCTCAGCGCCCGTTACCGCATCAACGAGCGCAGCAGCGTGAAGGCCAGCTTCAATCGCGGCCAGCAGTATGTGCACCTGGCCAGCTTCAGCAGCATCGCCCTGCCCACCGATGTGTGGATCCCCGCCAGCCGGGAGGTGAAGCCCCTGATCGGCACGCAGTACGCCGCCGGCTACTTCCGCAACTTCCTCGACAACATGATCGAGACGAGCGTGGAGGTGTACTACAAGGACATGCGCAACCTGGTCGAGTACGCCGAAGGTGCCGAACCCCAGGCCAACGGCAACACCAACTACTACACCCAGCTCGTCTTCGGGGATGGCTACAGCTATGGCGCGGAGCTCTTCGTCAAGAAGTCCACCGGAAAGCTCAACGGCTGGGTGGGCTACACCTGGAGCAAGACCATGCGGATCTTCCCCGACATCAACGAAGGGCGCGAGTTCCCCAGTCGGTGGGACCGCCGGCATGACCTGAGCGTGGTGGCCGTGTACGAGCTGAACAAGCGTTGGAACTTCGCAGGCACCTTCGTGTACGCCACCGGCCAGGCCGCCACACTGCCGGTGAACCGCTATTTCGTGGAAGGCAACCTGGTGAGCGAATACACCGAGCGCAACGGGTTCCGCATGGCCCCCTACCACCGCCTGGACCTGGCCATCACCCTCAACAACAAGGAACAGCGGAAGGTGAAGGACCGGTCCACCGGGGAGGTCACCTACCGCACACGCCGCTGGCGCAGCAGCTGGACCCTGGCCGTGTACAACGTGTACAACCGCGCCAATCCCTACTTCATCTATTTCGACAACGAGGGCAACGTGGCGGACGGCAGCCTGCAGGTGGTGGCCAAGCAGGTGAGCCTGTTCAGCATCCTTCCTTCCATCACCTGGAACTTCAAGTTCTGA
- a CDS encoding NUDIX hydrolase: protein MKQRGPWTTLHEELRYETPWIAVSHHDVIDPGGREGIYGVVHFKNLAIGIIPLDEELNTWIVGQYRYPVQAYSWEIPEGGGRRDIPPLVSAQRELREEAGIVAERWTELLRMDLSNSASDEHAIIYLARDLSFHPPQPDHDEELALRKVPFAELFRMVMDGEVTDSLTVAAVLKVQVMLLQGGAGALAQK from the coding sequence ATGAAGCAACGAGGACCCTGGACCACCCTGCACGAGGAACTGCGCTACGAGACCCCTTGGATCGCGGTCAGTCACCACGACGTGATCGACCCTGGAGGCCGTGAAGGCATCTATGGCGTGGTCCACTTCAAGAACCTGGCGATCGGTATCATACCGCTCGATGAGGAGCTCAACACCTGGATCGTGGGGCAGTACCGCTACCCGGTGCAGGCGTACAGTTGGGAGATCCCCGAGGGTGGTGGCCGGCGCGACATCCCTCCACTGGTCAGCGCCCAACGCGAGCTCCGCGAAGAGGCCGGCATCGTGGCCGAACGATGGACCGAACTGCTCCGCATGGACCTGAGCAACTCGGCCAGCGACGAGCATGCGATCATCTACCTGGCCCGGGACCTGAGCTTCCACCCCCCGCAGCCCGACCACGACGAGGAGCTCGCCCTGCGCAAGGTGCCGTTCGCCGAGCTCTTCCGCATGGTGATGGACGGCGAGGTGACCGACAGCCTCACAGTGGCCGCCGTGCTGAAGGTGCAGGTGATGCTGCTCCAAGGCGGCGCCGGCGCCCTCGCTCAGAAATAG
- a CDS encoding Smr/MutS family protein encodes MSVVLRAGDRVSFLDEAGGGTVLRVLPRERVVVRTHDGFELEYPVRALVPRVIDEHEHRVTDHQAGMIAANDVMEERRRRRTAGRDLRPGKTPKRPEDSSVAEVDLHLHELVEDETRLSDEEKLSFQLAYFERALEGAIRDGKRKLIVIHGVGEGVLREEVRRILQYYDTVQFYDADPRRYGSGATEVVIHRRR; translated from the coding sequence ATGAGCGTGGTGCTGCGGGCCGGTGACCGGGTGTCCTTCCTCGATGAGGCGGGCGGTGGCACCGTGCTGCGCGTGCTGCCTCGTGAGCGGGTGGTGGTGCGCACCCACGACGGGTTCGAGCTGGAGTACCCTGTGCGGGCATTGGTCCCCCGGGTGATCGACGAGCACGAGCACCGGGTGACGGACCACCAGGCCGGGATGATCGCGGCCAATGACGTGATGGAGGAGCGCCGTCGCCGGAGGACCGCAGGCCGTGACCTGAGGCCGGGCAAGACCCCGAAGCGGCCGGAGGACAGCAGCGTGGCCGAGGTGGACCTGCACCTGCACGAGCTGGTGGAGGATGAGACGCGGCTGAGCGATGAGGAGAAGCTGAGCTTTCAACTGGCTTACTTCGAACGTGCCCTTGAAGGGGCCATTCGCGATGGCAAGCGGAAGCTCATCGTGATCCACGGAGTGGGTGAAGGGGTGCTGCGCGAAGAGGTGCGCCGCATCCTGCAGTACTACGACACGGTGCAGTTCTACGACGCCGATCCACGGCGTTATGGATCGGGGGCCACCGAAGTGGTGATCCACCGTCGTCGGTGA
- a CDS encoding FG-GAP repeat protein yields the protein MRLSRSIMAAVLSAVGLTGPAADLQHAHGLTRKGLHSIWASELADHGMSGRVEAAGFSLAAADGSWQQSLQVRSIGRTDRTRPWRPSAVRDHDGDLRWQQGTLTVQYIGSQEGLRQNFLLAARPAGNGPLVVDLGTSGDLIPVAVDRGEVQFLDHRGVHRLSYRDLRCWDARGVELPARLAVDHAAGARITITVEDALAEYPITIDPVSSSPALVLSSPVTGADYGTAVATAGDLNGDGYSDLVIGAPLANNGQTNEGVVYVHYGSNTGIVAAPSVVLEVDQQGAQFGCSASTAGDVNGDGFSDLIVGARSWEDDVVNELTEGAAFVFYGSAGGVSTVPDVTLQTNHASDNFGANVACLGDINNDGYSDVGVGAYLSAYPSFQEGSVFVFLGSAAGLNTAPTHRLERNQGGAHFGRSLASAGDINGDGYSDVIIGASQWSVAPGFDQGAAFIYHGGPNALGAAFNPAPVLTLFGTPTVNDNNFGWSVACAGDVNGDGYSDVAIGAYRDQIGVQTGEGVVRVFHGSASGLSSTAAIALKSNQNNAWMGRWVSTAGDVNGDGYGDLLVGIPYFANPQSQEGQVRLYFGSSAGITTPAIFNYELNTPGAFMGECVSTAGDLNGDGFSDFVVGAFKYGFGGGAAVYMGGPYSMRLAPTTTGTGGAAGASMGAAVGNAGDVNGDGYADALVGIPDASNGQAGEGLVEFRTGGPAGLPGAPTATLEANVGGARFGASVCTAGDVNGDGYADVIIGAPLSSGAGRAYIHHGGPGGLGTAPATTLIGTAGSEFGFSVSAAGDINTDGYADVLVGAPGTSQTYVYLGAPTGIPTAPHVVLSEPPAANRFGHSVCTAGDVNGDGFSDIIIGARDLGNGQAGEGAAFVYHGSATGVVLPFARRLEVDQAGARFGVSVAGGGDINGDGFFDVVVGADRWESGQTDEGAAFVFHGSAGGIGAVPNTTLQRNIANGFMGASVAEAGDINGNGYADIVVGSPGYESAVAQADEGAVYVYQGTPAGINPALIDIIESNVAGEQFGSAVSGGGDADGDGYSEIIAGAPFASPTFANEGRWQWHRGNRGYSLDRYSRQYMADLVSPLATNCMDFGVPDFFGIGHRARSPMHRTDGRLHWEVVFEGQPFSGAPITNSLGSTGQSAGWTDMGVGGTEIKELIYKTAGYLRYKWRVRVEYEQAKLFDGQRFSRWFYGYASGMGDIGVLPVELVHFSGWPEERSNQLVWNTATEHGTARFLIERGSDPDALAPIGSVAAVGESQDLVEYAFTDNEPPAGLSYYRLVVEDLDGSLSTGPVITIDRHRIAQTMVVAPKPATDLLHVVWTTPAAWLELLDPAGRPLLKSRVPAEERTEDLHIGSLPPGVYVLTLHDASGAVIDRTTIVKE from the coding sequence GTGAGGCTCTCCCGCTCCATCATGGCCGCCGTTCTTTCGGCCGTGGGCCTCACAGGGCCCGCAGCGGACCTTCAGCACGCGCATGGACTGACCCGCAAAGGCCTGCACTCCATTTGGGCAAGCGAATTGGCGGACCACGGTATGTCCGGACGGGTGGAGGCGGCCGGCTTCTCCTTGGCAGCCGCGGACGGCTCCTGGCAGCAATCGCTGCAGGTCCGCTCCATCGGACGAACGGACCGGACCCGGCCTTGGCGTCCTTCCGCCGTGCGCGATCACGATGGCGATCTCCGTTGGCAACAGGGCACCCTCACCGTCCAGTACATCGGCTCGCAGGAAGGGCTTCGTCAGAATTTCCTCCTGGCAGCGCGTCCCGCCGGGAATGGGCCACTGGTCGTAGATCTGGGAACCAGTGGCGATCTGATCCCGGTGGCGGTGGATCGTGGCGAGGTCCAGTTCCTTGACCATCGTGGCGTCCACCGCCTCAGCTACAGGGACCTTCGTTGTTGGGATGCGCGTGGCGTCGAACTCCCCGCCAGACTTGCCGTAGATCATGCGGCCGGTGCCCGGATCACCATCACGGTGGAGGATGCCCTCGCCGAATATCCGATCACCATCGATCCGGTAAGCTCCAGCCCGGCCCTGGTGCTGTCCTCGCCGGTCACCGGGGCCGACTACGGGACCGCCGTGGCCACGGCGGGCGATCTGAACGGCGATGGATACAGCGACCTTGTCATCGGCGCTCCGTTGGCCAACAACGGCCAGACGAACGAAGGGGTGGTCTACGTGCACTACGGGTCCAATACCGGGATCGTGGCCGCACCGAGCGTGGTGTTGGAGGTGGACCAGCAGGGGGCCCAGTTCGGCTGCTCCGCAAGCACGGCCGGTGATGTCAACGGCGACGGGTTCAGCGACCTGATCGTGGGCGCAAGGTCCTGGGAGGACGATGTGGTCAACGAGCTCACCGAGGGAGCGGCCTTCGTGTTCTACGGTTCCGCAGGCGGGGTCTCCACCGTGCCGGATGTGACCCTCCAGACGAATCATGCCAGCGACAACTTCGGCGCGAACGTGGCCTGCCTCGGCGACATCAACAATGACGGGTACAGCGATGTCGGCGTCGGCGCCTATCTCAGCGCCTACCCCTCGTTCCAGGAGGGCAGTGTGTTCGTCTTCCTCGGTAGCGCCGCCGGGCTGAACACCGCTCCCACGCACCGGCTGGAGCGCAACCAGGGCGGCGCACACTTCGGACGCAGCCTCGCCTCCGCCGGCGACATCAATGGCGATGGCTACAGCGATGTGATCATTGGCGCCTCACAGTGGAGCGTCGCGCCCGGATTCGACCAGGGTGCAGCGTTCATCTACCATGGCGGCCCCAATGCGCTGGGCGCCGCGTTCAACCCCGCTCCTGTCCTCACCCTGTTCGGCACACCCACGGTGAACGACAACAACTTCGGCTGGAGCGTGGCCTGTGCCGGTGACGTGAACGGCGATGGCTACAGCGACGTGGCCATCGGTGCCTACCGCGACCAGATCGGCGTGCAGACCGGCGAAGGGGTGGTCCGCGTCTTCCATGGCAGTGCTTCGGGCCTGAGCAGCACGGCCGCCATCGCCCTCAAAAGCAATCAGAACAACGCCTGGATGGGGCGCTGGGTGAGCACGGCAGGCGATGTGAACGGCGACGGCTACGGCGACCTGCTGGTCGGCATCCCCTACTTCGCGAATCCCCAAAGCCAGGAAGGCCAGGTACGGCTGTACTTCGGATCCTCAGCGGGGATCACCACCCCGGCGATCTTCAACTACGAGTTGAACACGCCCGGCGCGTTCATGGGCGAGTGCGTGTCGACGGCAGGTGATCTGAATGGTGATGGATTCTCGGACTTCGTCGTCGGCGCGTTCAAGTACGGGTTCGGGGGCGGGGCGGCAGTGTACATGGGCGGCCCCTACTCCATGCGCCTGGCCCCTACGACCACGGGCACCGGAGGAGCGGCCGGGGCTTCGATGGGCGCCGCCGTGGGCAACGCGGGCGATGTCAATGGGGACGGTTACGCCGACGCCCTTGTCGGGATCCCCGATGCCAGCAACGGTCAGGCGGGCGAAGGGCTGGTGGAGTTCCGGACCGGCGGGCCCGCGGGCCTTCCCGGAGCCCCCACGGCCACCCTGGAGGCCAACGTCGGCGGTGCGCGGTTCGGCGCCAGCGTATGCACCGCGGGTGATGTGAACGGTGACGGTTACGCAGACGTCATCATCGGCGCACCGCTCTCCAGCGGGGCAGGTCGCGCGTACATCCACCATGGTGGCCCCGGTGGGCTCGGTACGGCACCCGCCACCACCCTCATCGGCACAGCGGGATCGGAGTTCGGGTTCAGCGTCAGCGCGGCGGGCGACATCAACACCGACGGCTATGCCGATGTCCTGGTCGGTGCACCCGGCACGTCGCAGACCTACGTGTACCTGGGGGCTCCGACCGGCATTCCGACCGCTCCGCACGTCGTGCTCAGCGAACCTCCGGCCGCGAACCGGTTCGGCCATTCGGTGTGCACGGCCGGCGATGTGAACGGGGACGGGTTCTCGGACATCATCATCGGAGCCCGTGACCTCGGCAACGGCCAAGCCGGAGAAGGGGCTGCGTTCGTCTACCACGGATCGGCCACCGGTGTGGTGCTCCCGTTCGCGCGCCGCCTCGAAGTGGACCAGGCCGGGGCCCGTTTCGGCGTCAGCGTCGCCGGTGGCGGCGACATCAACGGTGATGGCTTCTTCGATGTCGTCGTCGGCGCGGACCGCTGGGAATCGGGCCAGACCGACGAGGGGGCCGCGTTCGTGTTCCACGGCTCGGCCGGGGGCATCGGAGCAGTGCCCAACACCACCCTTCAGCGCAACATCGCCAACGGCTTCATGGGCGCCAGCGTCGCGGAAGCGGGGGACATCAATGGCAACGGATATGCCGACATCGTCGTGGGCAGCCCTGGGTACGAGAGCGCCGTGGCGCAGGCCGATGAAGGTGCCGTGTACGTCTATCAAGGCACGCCCGCCGGCATCAACCCGGCCCTGATCGACATCATCGAGTCCAACGTGGCCGGTGAGCAGTTCGGCAGCGCGGTCAGCGGTGGAGGGGATGCGGATGGCGATGGATACTCCGAGATCATCGCCGGGGCTCCCTTCGCTTCGCCCACGTTCGCCAATGAAGGACGCTGGCAATGGCACCGCGGCAACCGGGGTTATTCGCTCGACCGGTATTCGCGCCAGTACATGGCCGACCTGGTCTCCCCCCTGGCCACCAATTGCATGGATTTCGGGGTGCCGGATTTCTTCGGGATCGGGCATCGCGCGCGCAGTCCGATGCACCGGACCGATGGACGCCTGCACTGGGAGGTCGTTTTCGAGGGGCAGCCCTTCAGTGGCGCCCCGATCACCAACAGCCTGGGCAGCACCGGTCAGAGCGCCGGATGGACGGACATGGGCGTGGGCGGAACGGAGATCAAGGAGCTGATCTACAAGACAGCGGGGTACCTGCGCTACAAGTGGAGGGTGCGGGTGGAATACGAACAGGCCAAGCTTTTCGATGGCCAGCGGTTCAGCCGCTGGTTCTATGGCTATGCATCAGGGATGGGAGACATTGGCGTCCTGCCCGTGGAGCTCGTGCATTTCAGCGGCTGGCCCGAGGAACGCAGCAACCAGCTGGTGTGGAACACCGCCACCGAGCATGGCACGGCACGGTTCCTCATCGAGCGCGGATCCGATCCGGACGCGCTCGCACCCATAGGCAGCGTGGCGGCCGTGGGGGAAAGTCAGGATCTGGTGGAGTACGCGTTCACAGACAACGAGCCTCCTGCGGGATTGAGCTATTACCGACTGGTCGTCGAGGACCTGGATGGCAGCCTCAGCACGGGGCCCGTCATCACGATCGACCGGCACCGCATCGCCCAGACGATGGTGGTGGCGCCCAAGCCCGCGACCGATCTCCTGCATGTGGTCTGGACCACACCTGCCGCCTGGCTTGAACTGCTCGATCCGGCCGGCAGACCCCTCCTGAAAAGCAGGGTCCCTGCCGAGGAGCGGACCGAGGACCTCCACATCGGGTCGCTTCCTCCGGGTGTATACGTGCTCACGCTGCACGATGCCTCCGGCGCGGTCATCGACCGCACCACCATCGTCAAGGAATAA
- the trxB gene encoding thioredoxin-disulfide reductase, which translates to MSTPEHVKCLIIGSGPAGYSAAIYAARADLKPLVIEGPLPGGQLTQTTEVDNYPGYPKGRTGPDMMEDLKQQALRFDTRIRNGWVTKVDFSGPVHKVWVDDKEEVHADTVIISTGASAKWLGLPNELRLRDMGGGVTACAVCDGFFYRGQTVALVGAGDTAAEEATYLAKLCPKVYMLVRSDKFRASKAMVHRVENTPNIEVLFNTEVKDVLGEHAVDGILAVNNKTGDERRLDVTGLFVAIGHKPATEIFKGWLDMDEAGYLKHDPDRTSTKVPGVFVAGDAADKVYRQAVTSAGTGCMAALDAERWLAAQGRH; encoded by the coding sequence ATGTCCACCCCCGAACACGTCAAGTGCCTGATCATCGGATCGGGCCCCGCCGGTTACAGTGCCGCCATCTACGCCGCCCGCGCCGACCTCAAGCCGCTGGTGATCGAAGGCCCCCTGCCCGGAGGCCAGCTCACCCAGACCACCGAGGTGGACAACTATCCGGGCTATCCCAAGGGACGCACCGGACCCGATATGATGGAGGACCTCAAACAGCAGGCGCTCCGGTTCGACACCCGCATCCGGAACGGATGGGTCACCAAGGTGGACTTTTCCGGCCCGGTGCACAAGGTGTGGGTGGATGACAAGGAGGAGGTGCACGCCGACACGGTGATCATCAGCACGGGAGCAAGCGCCAAATGGCTCGGGCTGCCCAACGAGCTTCGGCTGCGCGACATGGGTGGAGGGGTCACCGCCTGCGCGGTGTGCGACGGCTTCTTCTACCGTGGTCAGACCGTGGCCCTGGTGGGTGCCGGGGACACCGCAGCGGAGGAGGCCACCTACCTCGCCAAGCTCTGCCCCAAGGTGTACATGCTGGTGCGAAGCGACAAGTTCCGCGCCTCCAAGGCCATGGTGCATCGGGTGGAGAACACCCCCAACATCGAGGTGCTCTTCAACACCGAGGTCAAGGACGTGCTCGGTGAACACGCCGTCGATGGCATCCTGGCGGTCAACAACAAGACCGGCGACGAGCGCCGGCTGGATGTCACGGGCCTCTTCGTGGCGATCGGCCACAAGCCGGCCACGGAGATCTTCAAGGGCTGGCTGGACATGGACGAGGCGGGCTACCTGAAGCACGACCCCGACCGCACCAGCACCAAGGTCCCGGGCGTGTTCGTGGCCGGGGATGCGGCGGACAAGGTGTACCGCCAGGCCGTCACCAGTGCGGGCACCGGGTGCATGGCTGCATTGGACGCCGAGCGCTGGCTGGCGGCACAGGGCCGTCATTGA
- a CDS encoding DUF2279 domain-containing protein, whose amino-acid sequence MLFVFGHASAQTAASDPGVHRGRLAAVSGAGVAVMAGSLIGLNEAWYAQYERSRFHGFNDGAEWLQMDKAGHVFSSYWIGRWGQGLMRASGVPQRQAAWVGAGTSLVFLTGVEVLDGFSAGWGFSGWDMLANAAGAGLFLGQELAWGQQRIKVKYSVWPGPYAAQRPDLLGTSFAEQVLKDYNAQTIWLTLSAGAVRGRASAWDWLGLALGHGGDGMLTAEAEPGDGRFRQVLLAVDVDLERIPVRGKAWRTVLFMLNCIKLPSPAIEWRSDGRVMLHGLYF is encoded by the coding sequence GTGTTGTTCGTGTTCGGCCACGCTTCGGCCCAGACCGCGGCATCCGATCCGGGTGTGCACCGGGGCCGGCTCGCCGCCGTGTCCGGCGCCGGTGTTGCGGTGATGGCCGGAAGCCTGATCGGCTTGAACGAGGCTTGGTACGCGCAGTACGAACGCAGCAGGTTCCATGGGTTCAACGATGGCGCCGAATGGTTGCAGATGGACAAGGCCGGCCATGTGTTCAGCAGCTACTGGATCGGGCGGTGGGGGCAGGGGCTGATGCGTGCGTCGGGTGTTCCGCAGCGGCAGGCGGCGTGGGTGGGTGCCGGCACGTCGCTGGTCTTCCTCACCGGGGTCGAGGTGCTGGACGGGTTCAGCGCGGGCTGGGGGTTCAGCGGTTGGGACATGCTGGCGAATGCGGCGGGAGCCGGCCTGTTCCTCGGTCAGGAGCTGGCCTGGGGACAGCAGCGCATCAAGGTCAAGTACAGCGTGTGGCCGGGTCCGTACGCGGCGCAACGACCGGACCTGCTGGGCACGTCCTTCGCCGAGCAGGTACTGAAGGACTACAACGCGCAGACCATCTGGCTCACGCTGTCCGCCGGAGCCGTGCGCGGAAGGGCGAGCGCATGGGACTGGCTCGGACTGGCGCTGGGCCATGGAGGCGACGGCATGCTCACCGCCGAAGCGGAACCCGGGGATGGGCGGTTCAGGCAGGTGCTTCTGGCCGTGGACGTGGACCTGGAACGGATCCCCGTGCGCGGGAAGGCGTGGCGGACGGTCCTGTTCATGCTGAACTGCATCAAGCTGCCGTCGCCGGCCATCGAGTGGCGGAGCGATGGCCGGGTGATGCTGCACGGCCTCTATTTCTGA